The proteins below come from a single Demetria terragena DSM 11295 genomic window:
- a CDS encoding TerC family protein: MAFAESFAPLWVIGLCVGVMVALLIFDVVVLGRRPHVPSNKETGLALGLYVSLAVAFGIYVFVDAGSQLGGEYFAGWLTEYSLSIDNLFVFIIIMAKLNVPRQYQQYALLVGIVIALILRAIFILVGAQAINSAAWIFYIFGAFLIYTAVKLAKEYAAHEDDEDAGDNKVVQFAKNRLPFTDSWDHGTKSRVMENGSRVYTPMFLVILALGTTDLLFALDSIPAIFGLTQDPFLVLMANIFALMGLRQLYFLIGGLLQKLVYLSLGLSILLAFIGVKLILHALHENNLPFINEGEKLEGVPEIPIWLSLTVIIGILAITAIASLIKTRNDDKAGVAS; encoded by the coding sequence ATGGCATTTGCTGAATCGTTTGCACCGCTGTGGGTCATTGGCCTGTGTGTTGGTGTCATGGTCGCGTTGCTGATTTTTGATGTGGTGGTGCTGGGGCGCCGTCCGCATGTGCCGAGCAACAAGGAGACCGGTCTTGCGCTGGGGTTATATGTCTCGTTGGCGGTGGCGTTCGGGATCTACGTTTTCGTCGATGCTGGTTCGCAACTGGGTGGTGAGTATTTCGCTGGGTGGTTGACGGAGTATTCGCTGTCGATTGATAACTTGTTCGTCTTCATCATCATTATGGCGAAGTTGAACGTGCCGCGGCAGTATCAGCAGTATGCGTTGTTGGTGGGGATCGTGATCGCGCTGATTTTGCGGGCGATCTTCATTTTGGTGGGTGCGCAGGCGATTAATTCGGCGGCGTGGATTTTCTATATCTTTGGTGCCTTCTTGATCTACACCGCAGTGAAGTTGGCCAAGGAGTACGCCGCGCATGAGGATGATGAGGACGCGGGCGATAACAAGGTGGTGCAGTTCGCGAAGAACCGGTTGCCGTTCACGGATTCGTGGGATCATGGGACGAAGTCGCGGGTGATGGAGAACGGGTCGCGGGTCTATACCCCGATGTTCTTGGTGATTTTGGCGTTGGGTACGACGGATCTGTTGTTCGCGTTGGATTCGATTCCGGCGATCTTTGGTTTGACGCAGGATCCGTTCTTGGTTTTGATGGCGAATATTTTCGCGTTGATGGGTTTGCGGCAGTTGTACTTCTTGATCGGTGGGTTGTTGCAGAAGTTGGTGTACCTGTCGTTGGGGTTGTCGATTTTGTTGGCGTTTATCGGAGTGAAGTTGATCTTGCATGCGTTGCATGAGAACAACTTGCCGTTCATCAATGAGGGCGAGAAGCTCGAGGGTGTGCCGGAGATCCCGATTTGGTTGTCGTTGACGGTGATCATCGGGATCTTGGCGATCACCGCGATCGCCAGCCTGATTAAGACGCGTAACGACGACAAGGCTGGCGTGGCATCCTGA
- a CDS encoding phytoene desaturase family protein has translation MTVDAVVVGAGPNGLAAAVTLARAGLSVEVLEANDWIGGGTATREVTLPGFRHDLASAVHPMALASPFFREFELSDRVDLIVPEVSYAHPVSSHAGVAYRDLDRTVEELGRDGSTYERLLRPIVERADDAADFAMSSLLRPPQHLAATAAMTLGTGWQGTPAWGWGFDDDVAPSMLTGVAAHVIGRHPRLSVAGAGLLLSALAHAGGWPVPRGGSQSIADAMVADLQAHGGRVRTGVDVTSLAELDYAKVRLLDVSAGSLEQIGRDRLPDRYRRALRGLRPGPGVSKLDLALDGPVPWSDKRLSQAPTIHLGGTRAQIRQSEGEVAAGRLPEAPYVLLVQPSVVDPTRAPQGKAVLWAYTHVPYGCSVDRSDVILDTIEQHAPGTRDLVLGSHAFPASRLHEVSANFAGGDFASGAVSMRQLARRPILSPTPWRTPVAGTYVCSGSTTPGPSVHGMAGWSAARTALEDLGIDAPSLSIKR, from the coding sequence ATGACAGTCGATGCCGTAGTGGTTGGCGCGGGCCCTAACGGGCTTGCGGCGGCAGTGACCCTTGCTCGCGCCGGGCTGTCGGTCGAGGTGCTCGAAGCCAACGACTGGATTGGTGGCGGTACGGCGACACGAGAAGTGACGTTGCCCGGGTTCCGGCATGACCTCGCGTCGGCGGTACATCCGATGGCCTTGGCCTCGCCCTTCTTTCGCGAGTTTGAACTCTCCGACCGGGTTGACCTCATCGTCCCGGAGGTGTCCTACGCCCACCCGGTTTCGAGTCACGCGGGCGTCGCCTACCGCGATCTGGATCGGACGGTTGAGGAGTTGGGCAGGGACGGTTCGACGTACGAGCGTCTCCTTCGACCCATCGTCGAACGCGCTGATGATGCAGCGGATTTCGCGATGTCCTCGCTACTGCGACCACCACAACACCTTGCCGCGACTGCCGCAATGACGTTGGGCACTGGCTGGCAGGGCACTCCGGCCTGGGGGTGGGGGTTCGACGACGACGTGGCACCCAGCATGTTGACGGGCGTTGCGGCACATGTCATCGGGCGGCATCCCAGGCTGAGCGTGGCTGGGGCGGGTCTGTTGTTGAGCGCCTTAGCCCACGCGGGTGGTTGGCCGGTCCCGCGGGGTGGTTCGCAGTCGATTGCGGATGCGATGGTGGCGGATCTGCAGGCGCATGGCGGCCGAGTACGCACCGGTGTCGACGTAACGTCGCTCGCCGAACTCGACTACGCCAAAGTGCGATTGCTCGATGTATCTGCGGGCAGCCTGGAGCAGATCGGACGTGATCGCCTTCCTGATCGGTATCGCCGGGCCCTGCGCGGCCTGCGCCCGGGACCGGGGGTCAGCAAACTCGATCTCGCACTCGATGGGCCAGTCCCGTGGAGCGATAAGCGCCTGAGCCAGGCTCCGACCATCCACCTCGGGGGGACCCGCGCGCAGATCCGCCAGTCAGAAGGGGAGGTAGCGGCCGGGCGGTTGCCTGAAGCGCCGTACGTCTTGCTGGTCCAGCCGTCAGTCGTCGACCCGACGCGTGCCCCGCAGGGCAAAGCGGTGCTGTGGGCCTACACGCATGTCCCGTATGGCTGTTCGGTTGATCGCAGCGACGTCATTCTCGACACGATCGAGCAGCACGCCCCGGGAACTCGCGACCTAGTGTTGGGGTCACACGCCTTCCCGGCCTCGCGCTTGCACGAGGTGAGTGCCAATTTTGCCGGAGGGGACTTCGCCAGCGGTGCGGTGTCGATGAGACAACTGGCTCGCCGGCCGATCCTGTCGCCGACGCCATGGCGTACGCCCGTGGCAGGCACCTATGTCTGCTCGGGATCGACGACGCCAGGGCCATCGGTTCATGGCATGGCGGGATGGTCAGCGGCGCGTACTGCGTTGGAAGACCTGGGAATTGACGCACCGAGCCTGTCGATCAAGCGCTGA
- a CDS encoding PucR family transcriptional regulator: protein MVIDLATLVAHPGLQLKVLSGEDSLERPVHSVAVSELLDPTSYLMGGEFVLTSGMRLPSDLSSLEEYVDRLVVAGAVALGFGIGVTAESTPEPLVLAAARRGLVIVEVGQQTPFVAVVRALSEIVVAEERSQHVNIRRDHQALARAARTGGPRGVVRMLATQLAGDVLLLDGGGRPRAWSSDAAIGVLAACKADVEKVRKAKGGDARAGMSIIDGTRRVLLQGLGSGRSTRGVLVVSTMTAMSKLQRDLVAGAAAILSFGIDQESPTAQRLLRQAALIRLVRSGSAPAPDELAVLSEGLLGGGALVVAAATGEPSALSSWCEHLQDLGEERAIAGTIEARAYALVHADAIEEVTGVAGLAVGVSRAVPPEHLRSAFDDAEQACKVARVRGIALVRYADVTTGALGVADPGPAKSFAVEFLQPLDDYAAASGVDLRMSLTTWLKHHGHFGPAAQELGIHRHTLRQRINRAAQLLDRDLEDIETRFDLWFALQVSSPGPRDEL, encoded by the coding sequence ATGGTCATCGACCTCGCCACCTTGGTTGCCCACCCCGGACTACAGCTCAAGGTGCTCAGCGGCGAGGACTCCCTTGAGCGCCCTGTGCACTCGGTCGCAGTCAGCGAATTGCTCGATCCCACGAGTTACCTCATGGGTGGCGAGTTCGTCTTAACCTCCGGGATGCGGTTGCCTAGCGACCTCTCATCCTTGGAGGAATACGTAGACCGGCTTGTTGTCGCCGGCGCCGTCGCGTTGGGATTTGGGATAGGGGTCACTGCGGAGTCGACACCGGAGCCGCTTGTTCTCGCGGCGGCGCGGAGAGGCCTCGTGATTGTCGAGGTGGGACAGCAGACCCCGTTCGTCGCGGTAGTCCGCGCCCTCTCGGAGATCGTCGTTGCCGAGGAGCGCTCTCAGCACGTGAATATCCGGCGTGACCATCAGGCACTGGCCCGCGCTGCTCGAACTGGTGGTCCACGCGGGGTGGTTCGCATGCTCGCCACACAACTCGCAGGCGACGTACTTTTGCTCGATGGAGGCGGTCGGCCACGAGCGTGGAGTAGCGACGCAGCGATCGGGGTGCTGGCGGCGTGTAAGGCAGATGTCGAGAAAGTTCGTAAAGCGAAGGGCGGAGACGCCCGGGCCGGGATGTCGATCATCGATGGGACGCGCAGGGTCCTGCTGCAGGGACTCGGCTCGGGCCGGTCGACCCGAGGCGTGCTCGTGGTCAGCACGATGACCGCCATGAGCAAACTGCAGCGAGACTTGGTTGCCGGTGCGGCGGCAATCCTCTCCTTCGGGATCGACCAAGAATCTCCGACGGCACAGCGACTGCTGCGTCAAGCCGCACTCATCCGGCTGGTCCGCTCCGGATCCGCGCCAGCACCCGACGAACTCGCGGTGTTGAGCGAGGGCCTGCTTGGCGGCGGCGCGCTGGTGGTGGCTGCCGCGACCGGTGAGCCGTCCGCGCTGTCGAGTTGGTGCGAGCATTTGCAGGACCTGGGCGAGGAGCGGGCAATCGCGGGCACGATTGAGGCGCGGGCATATGCCTTGGTCCATGCCGACGCCATCGAAGAGGTGACTGGGGTCGCCGGTCTGGCAGTGGGTGTGTCGCGTGCCGTGCCGCCCGAACATCTGCGGTCGGCGTTCGATGATGCCGAGCAGGCGTGCAAGGTCGCGAGAGTCCGGGGAATCGCTCTGGTTCGCTATGCCGATGTCACAACGGGCGCCTTGGGGGTAGCCGATCCTGGCCCGGCAAAGTCGTTCGCTGTGGAGTTTCTCCAGCCTTTGGACGATTATGCGGCCGCGTCGGGCGTCGACCTACGGATGTCGTTGACGACCTGGCTCAAGCACCACGGTCACTTCGGTCCGGCGGCGCAGGAACTGGGAATCCACCGGCACACCTTGCGCCAGCGGATCAACCGGGCGGCCCAGTTGCTGGACCGCGACTTGGAGGACATCGAAACGAGATTCGACCTGTGGTTCGCGTTACAGGTGAGCAGCCCCGGACCACGTGACGAGTTGTGA
- the speB gene encoding agmatinase has protein sequence MPLTTSHHEPTGPSRAGAPLSHVHPIGPVDASQVPRYCGPSTFARLPEIRDVERADIAVVGVPFDSGVSYRPGARFGPGHIRAASKLLRPYHPVLDISPFAALQVADAGDIVANPFDIAAAITEIERGADEVLERADRVVTLGGDHTIALPLLRSLHRRHGPISVLHFDAHLDTWDTYFGAPYTHGTPFRRASEEGLLDPEGCLHVGIRGPLYAASNLLDDKALGFSIVRAEDFDIDGPHGVIERLRARLADRPVYVSIDIDVLDPAFAPGTGTPEAGGLTSRELLRTLRSLVGCHVVGADVVEVSPTYDHAEITGIVASHVVYELLSVMGSNAELQSPSEGTR, from the coding sequence ATGCCGCTGACCACGTCACACCATGAACCAACAGGACCCTCACGAGCAGGAGCACCGTTGAGTCACGTTCATCCGATCGGGCCGGTCGACGCATCACAAGTCCCCCGCTACTGCGGACCGTCCACCTTCGCTCGCCTGCCAGAGATTCGAGATGTCGAGCGCGCCGACATCGCCGTCGTCGGCGTTCCCTTCGATAGTGGTGTCTCCTATCGCCCCGGCGCTCGGTTTGGCCCTGGCCACATTCGCGCAGCCTCCAAACTGCTCCGCCCCTACCACCCGGTGCTTGACATCTCCCCGTTCGCGGCTCTGCAAGTCGCGGACGCTGGCGACATTGTGGCCAACCCCTTTGACATCGCGGCGGCGATCACGGAGATCGAACGCGGCGCCGACGAAGTCTTAGAGCGAGCGGACCGCGTAGTCACGCTCGGTGGGGATCACACCATCGCCCTACCACTGCTGCGTTCGTTGCACCGAAGGCATGGACCCATCTCGGTCCTGCACTTCGACGCCCACCTCGACACGTGGGACACCTACTTCGGTGCCCCCTACACCCACGGAACGCCGTTTCGACGCGCGAGCGAAGAAGGGCTCCTCGACCCGGAGGGTTGCCTCCATGTAGGGATCCGCGGCCCGTTGTACGCCGCATCGAACTTGCTTGACGACAAGGCACTCGGCTTCTCGATCGTGCGGGCGGAAGACTTCGACATCGACGGTCCCCATGGCGTGATCGAGCGATTGCGAGCACGTCTTGCGGACCGCCCCGTCTACGTTTCCATTGATATCGACGTGCTTGACCCGGCTTTCGCACCGGGGACCGGCACCCCCGAGGCCGGCGGCCTCACCAGTCGCGAACTGCTGCGCACGCTGCGCTCGTTGGTGGGCTGCCATGTAGTGGGCGCGGATGTCGTCGAGGTATCTCCGACTTACGACCATGCCGAGATCACCGGCATCGTGGCGAGCCACGTGGTCTACGAGCTACTTTCAGTGATGGGCTCGAACGCAGAACTCCAGTCCCCGAGCGAAGGCACCCGATGA
- a CDS encoding maleylpyruvate isomerase family mycothiol-dependent enzyme — MTNAAPEDAFRLATDNRLLAVAMFEGLSATQWTTPSLCEGWTVREVAAHLLQPLEADLRLPSVLRTVVRYRGNLERYIDESTREIAARPPEDLVAQLRERASARVQPPFVGPGGQLADTCIHLRDAARPLGLDITPTLEAWRACLDFLVSPHGSRGFLPRGRLKGLRMVASDQDWSWGDGAELHGTSEALALGLSGRPVVMPELSGSGLSILAQRISA, encoded by the coding sequence ATGACCAATGCGGCACCTGAGGACGCCTTCCGCCTCGCCACGGACAATCGCCTGCTCGCGGTCGCGATGTTCGAGGGACTCAGCGCCACTCAATGGACAACGCCCAGCTTGTGCGAGGGCTGGACGGTGCGTGAGGTAGCTGCCCACCTCCTGCAGCCCCTCGAAGCTGACCTGCGGTTGCCCAGTGTGTTGCGCACCGTGGTCCGATATCGCGGCAACCTGGAGCGATACATCGACGAGAGCACCCGCGAGATCGCCGCTCGCCCTCCCGAAGACCTCGTCGCCCAGTTGCGCGAGCGCGCTTCAGCGCGGGTTCAGCCGCCCTTCGTTGGTCCCGGTGGTCAACTCGCCGACACCTGTATCCATCTGCGCGATGCCGCTCGTCCGCTCGGCCTGGACATCACACCGACCTTGGAGGCGTGGCGAGCTTGCCTCGACTTCCTCGTCTCGCCGCACGGGTCGCGAGGCTTCCTCCCGCGGGGCCGACTCAAAGGACTGCGAATGGTGGCATCCGACCAGGACTGGTCATGGGGAGACGGCGCTGAATTGCACGGCACTAGTGAGGCTCTCGCGTTGGGCCTCTCTGGACGACCCGTCGTCATGCCCGAACTCAGCGGTTCCGGACTATCGATTCTGGCTCAGCGGATCAGCGCTTGA
- the dcm gene encoding DNA (cytosine-5-)-methyltransferase has protein sequence MQRFKYIDLFAGIGGFHAMLDHAGGRAVYVSEIDAAARTTYEHNWVDPLPAAQQPALNTDITLATPERGEVGVPEHDVLAAGFPCQPFSKSGFQRGMDETRGTLFWNIARILEARRPSVVLLENVRNLAGPRHRHEWDVIIKTLREIGYRVSSTPSVFSPHFLPPSLGGTPQVRDRVFILGTYVGPTRALRETDVAPTVMRGPVDDWSVHDWDAEWVLDEDSTIDHLERYKLSADEVRWIDAWDDLNRSIRSATGLRLPGFPLWADYWQPQRSFDDLEVDALPKWKSDFIRKNIRFYEDNKATIDAWRRRHREFADFPASRRKLEWQAQDHESLWDTVMHLRPSGIRAKAPTYLPALVAITQTSIIGSRRRRITPHEAARLQGLPRSFGFANKREAQSYKQVGNGVAVGAAWHVFRTHVERDRDDLPPRLVKCVLSAEPNPSPDALSSLALDRERALARERSRGAAPSQAS, from the coding sequence ATGCAGCGGTTCAAGTACATCGATCTCTTCGCCGGAATTGGTGGCTTCCACGCGATGCTTGACCATGCGGGCGGTCGCGCGGTCTACGTCTCCGAGATCGACGCTGCCGCGCGGACGACATACGAGCACAACTGGGTCGATCCGCTTCCCGCAGCGCAACAGCCCGCGCTCAACACCGACATCACATTGGCCACGCCAGAGCGGGGCGAGGTCGGCGTACCCGAACATGACGTGCTCGCAGCAGGGTTCCCGTGCCAGCCCTTCAGTAAGAGCGGATTTCAACGGGGAATGGACGAAACCCGCGGCACCCTGTTCTGGAACATCGCCCGCATCCTCGAAGCGCGCCGTCCAAGCGTCGTGCTGCTTGAGAACGTGCGAAACCTGGCCGGACCACGGCACCGTCACGAGTGGGACGTCATCATCAAGACGCTCCGCGAGATCGGGTACCGGGTGTCGTCCACACCATCGGTCTTCTCTCCACACTTCCTGCCGCCATCCCTGGGTGGCACCCCGCAAGTCCGTGACCGCGTCTTCATCCTTGGCACCTACGTCGGCCCGACGCGCGCGCTGCGTGAGACTGACGTCGCTCCCACCGTGATGCGCGGACCGGTGGACGACTGGAGCGTGCACGACTGGGACGCGGAGTGGGTCCTCGACGAGGACTCCACTATCGACCACCTGGAGCGCTACAAGCTCAGTGCGGACGAAGTCCGATGGATCGATGCCTGGGACGATCTCAATAGGTCCATTCGATCCGCAACGGGACTGCGACTGCCAGGTTTTCCCCTCTGGGCCGACTACTGGCAGCCCCAACGATCCTTCGATGACCTCGAGGTCGACGCGCTGCCGAAGTGGAAGAGCGACTTCATTCGCAAAAACATCCGGTTCTACGAGGACAACAAGGCCACGATCGATGCCTGGCGCCGCCGGCATCGCGAATTCGCAGACTTCCCCGCCTCTCGTCGCAAACTCGAGTGGCAGGCACAGGACCATGAGTCTTTGTGGGACACCGTGATGCACTTGCGCCCCTCGGGTATCCGAGCAAAGGCTCCGACCTACCTTCCTGCCCTCGTGGCCATCACCCAGACATCAATCATCGGAAGTCGTCGCCGACGGATCACGCCGCACGAAGCGGCACGGCTGCAAGGCCTGCCTCGATCCTTCGGCTTCGCAAACAAGCGCGAGGCGCAGTCCTACAAGCAGGTCGGCAACGGTGTAGCCGTCGGGGCTGCCTGGCATGTCTTCCGTACCCACGTCGAGCGTGATCGGGACGATCTGCCGCCACGACTGGTCAAGTGTGTCCTCAGCGCCGAGCCAAACCCGAGTCCTGACGCCTTGAGTTCGCTTGCGCTCGACCGCGAAAGGGCCTTGGCGCGCGAGCGGTCTCGTGGCGCTGCACCGAGCCAAGCGAGTTGA
- a CDS encoding alpha/beta hydrolase, which translates to MTESTPVPVGRSAHRRRLAINRLRDRRPLDEPAIDRFLARQPHVPIVEGAKCTFLYRGEADEVHVLHRIVNQPQRIQMRRVGNTSLRYVTIELPAGSRVEYQLEVRHGEHVEQGNDPLNQRVANSPMGSSSVCHAAGYVTPEWTEPDPYARPGTLHDVVIPSRALRRDSYARIYLPARFRSNRRYPLLIVHDGDDFLNFAAMKTVLDNLIHRFDMAETIVCFTNPGDRNREYANYSAHARFVSAELLPRLAADLPLIDRPDARCLMGASFGGVASLSTAVRNPGTFGSLLLQSGSFVFTDIGMDHGGGEVFDPVVKFMNRYRANPTHVTDRIFASCGVYEPLIVPNRSMVPVWEAAGMKVRYVEARDGHSWENWRDRLRDGLSWVFPGPAKYYYE; encoded by the coding sequence TTGACTGAGTCGACTCCGGTCCCGGTCGGGCGGTCTGCACACCGGCGCCGCTTGGCCATCAACCGGTTGCGTGACCGCAGGCCACTCGACGAGCCCGCGATCGACCGATTCCTCGCCCGGCAGCCGCATGTGCCGATCGTGGAGGGCGCCAAATGCACCTTCCTCTATCGCGGGGAAGCCGATGAGGTGCACGTACTCCACCGCATCGTGAACCAGCCACAGCGAATCCAGATGCGCCGGGTGGGAAACACCTCGCTGCGTTACGTGACGATCGAACTCCCCGCTGGTTCGCGGGTCGAGTATCAACTCGAAGTTCGGCACGGCGAGCACGTTGAGCAGGGCAATGACCCGCTGAATCAGCGAGTGGCGAATAGTCCGATGGGCTCCTCATCGGTATGCCACGCGGCGGGCTATGTCACACCGGAGTGGACCGAGCCAGATCCGTACGCCAGGCCCGGCACCTTGCACGATGTGGTGATCCCGTCGCGCGCGCTGCGGCGAGATTCATACGCACGCATCTATTTACCAGCGCGGTTCCGCAGCAATCGTCGTTATCCCTTGCTCATCGTCCACGACGGCGATGACTTCCTCAACTTCGCCGCCATGAAGACCGTGCTGGACAACTTGATTCACCGCTTCGACATGGCAGAGACGATCGTGTGCTTCACCAACCCGGGTGATCGCAACCGGGAGTACGCGAACTACTCAGCACATGCACGCTTCGTCAGCGCTGAGTTGTTGCCGCGCCTGGCGGCCGACCTACCGCTGATCGACCGGCCTGATGCGCGGTGCCTGATGGGCGCCTCGTTTGGCGGCGTCGCGTCCCTGTCGACGGCCGTACGCAACCCCGGGACGTTCGGTTCCCTTCTGCTGCAATCGGGTTCGTTCGTATTCACCGATATCGGAATGGACCATGGCGGAGGCGAGGTCTTTGATCCGGTGGTGAAGTTTATGAACCGCTACCGCGCCAACCCCACCCATGTCACTGACCGCATCTTTGCCTCGTGCGGTGTCTATGAGCCCCTCATCGTGCCCAACCGGTCGATGGTGCCCGTCTGGGAAGCCGCTGGCATGAAGGTGCGCTACGTCGAAGCGCGCGATGGCCACTCATGGGAAAACTGGCGCGACCGCCTACGGGATGGGTTGTCCTGGGTGTTTCCGGGGCCTGCGAAGTACTACTACGAGTAG
- a CDS encoding NYN domain-containing protein, which translates to MSDATAPQRQTYVLVDGENIDATLGTSILSRRPLPEERPRWDRVLTYAESEWEQPVTGLFFLAASHGEMPMSFVQALTAMGYQPVPLAGGPGEKVVDIAIQRTLSALVDRPADVMLLSHDGDFLPQLSALVTDDHDVALVGFKEFRNAGFAELEESGLQFHDLEYDVGAFNARLPRLRIIPIEEFDPLDFL; encoded by the coding sequence ATGTCAGACGCCACGGCCCCGCAACGGCAGACCTACGTCCTTGTCGACGGGGAAAACATCGACGCCACGCTCGGCACCTCAATCCTGAGTCGCCGCCCGCTCCCCGAAGAGCGGCCCCGCTGGGACCGAGTGCTGACCTACGCCGAGAGCGAGTGGGAGCAGCCGGTCACTGGCCTGTTCTTCCTGGCCGCCTCGCATGGTGAGATGCCGATGTCGTTCGTCCAGGCGCTGACCGCCATGGGGTACCAACCCGTTCCGCTGGCTGGCGGCCCCGGTGAGAAGGTCGTCGACATCGCCATCCAGCGCACCCTGTCGGCGTTGGTAGACCGCCCCGCTGACGTGATGCTGCTCAGCCACGACGGGGATTTCCTCCCACAGTTGAGCGCGCTCGTGACCGACGATCACGACGTCGCGCTGGTGGGCTTCAAGGAGTTCCGCAATGCAGGTTTCGCCGAGCTTGAAGAAAGCGGTCTGCAGTTCCACGACTTGGAGTACGACGTCGGCGCGTTCAATGCGCGTCTCCCGCGCCTGCGCATCATCCCGATCGAGGAGTTCGATCCGCTGGACTTCCTGTGA
- a CDS encoding class I SAM-dependent methyltransferase → MSESFESLIDLGAGADVSGWDFSWLEGRATEQRPPWGYARHMADRLARAAASLDIHTGGGEVLAEATMFPPTAVAIESWPPNATKATRVLHPRGVVVVAGPEEPPLPFADAAFDLVTSRHPATIWWDEIARVLQPGGTYFAQHVGPASVFELIEFFLGPQPTARRGRHPDAEAAAARAAGLEIVDLQPAKLRIEIHDIAAVVYLLRKVIWWVPDFSVEEYRDRLRDLHDLIQQEGPFIAHSTRHLIEARRPAIA, encoded by the coding sequence ATGTCCGAGTCCTTCGAGTCGCTCATCGATCTGGGTGCTGGTGCCGACGTGTCGGGGTGGGACTTCTCCTGGCTGGAGGGCCGGGCAACTGAGCAGCGCCCGCCCTGGGGGTATGCCCGCCACATGGCCGACCGACTGGCACGCGCGGCGGCGTCACTGGACATTCATACCGGCGGAGGCGAAGTGCTTGCCGAAGCCACCATGTTCCCTCCCACGGCGGTCGCCATCGAGTCGTGGCCACCGAATGCCACCAAGGCGACCCGGGTGCTGCATCCTCGCGGCGTCGTGGTGGTCGCCGGTCCCGAAGAGCCGCCCCTGCCCTTCGCCGACGCAGCATTCGATCTTGTCACCAGTCGGCACCCGGCGACGATCTGGTGGGACGAAATCGCTCGGGTGCTTCAACCAGGCGGTACGTATTTCGCCCAGCATGTCGGCCCGGCGAGTGTGTTCGAGCTGATCGAGTTCTTCCTCGGTCCGCAGCCGACGGCAAGGCGAGGGCGCCATCCGGATGCCGAGGCAGCGGCCGCACGCGCCGCCGGACTGGAGATCGTCGACCTGCAGCCCGCAAAACTGCGCATCGAGATCCACGACATCGCGGCCGTGGTCTACCTGCTACGGAAGGTGATCTGGTGGGTACCCGACTTCTCGGTCGAGGAATACCGCGATCGCCTCCGCGACCTGCACGACCTGATCCAGCAGGAGGGTCCGTTCATCGCCCACTCGACTCGGCACCTGATTGAAGCCAGGCGACCGGCGATCGCCTGA